The nucleotide window TTTATTTTCTTACCAATAAAAAACTCAAAAATACTAAACATTGCACTAGTACTACCAGGCAAGATGTTGAACAGTATACCTATAGTAAATAAGAACAGTGCTAATCTAGTGTTATAAAAAGAAACTAATACCGCAATAACTGCACACACTAAGGGAAAAAGTATTCTTGTATAAGCGTGCATATTTTCTATATGAGTAACTCTCATGTTCTCTATAGATTCAGATTTCTCTACATGTCTACGCATTATGAACAAAATAAGACTAATCAGAAATATATTTGTTGCAAAAAATATAATAGCCAAGTTATGAGTACTGTATTTTCCCAAAAAATGCGCAGAGAAAGGAACAA belongs to Candidatus Nomurabacteria bacterium and includes:
- a CDS encoding DUF1211 domain-containing protein, with the translated sequence MKQARLDQLADGIFAIVMTILVFEIRVPEFTGPVTDALLLELFYEIYPLFLSYLLSFALLFTYWRSHHFIVSVFAKNIDMTLTNINAVFFFFVGLVPFSAHFLGKYSTHNLAIIFFATNIFLISLILFIMRRHVEKSESIENMRVTHIENMHAYTRILFPLVCAVIAVLVSFYNTRLALFLFTIGILFNILPGSTSAMFSIFEFFIGKKIK